The following proteins are encoded in a genomic region of Takifugu rubripes chromosome 9, fTakRub1.2, whole genome shotgun sequence:
- the agk gene encoding acylglycerol kinase, mitochondrial isoform X2, with protein sequence MAPQEQLRKATVILNPAACNGKANNLFEKNAAPILHLAGVEITLVKTDYEGQAKKLMELLEHTDILIVAGGDGTMQEVITGLLRRPDQEKMSGIPIGFIPLGSTNSLSPSLHLLNDNKVKDITSATLSILRGVTVPLDVLQIKGEKDQPVFALMGLQWGAFRDAASKISKYWYLGPLKTYAAHWFSTLREWPLVRDISISHLAPTLRPPDQPFEKPPRPSLLYRIARRLKNYWNPPIEEPPKLEEPEQWKEEKLSTLELLVQTHNNNPVERRINDSLVIHAEPDNFSVADFITVGNAKTKDPIIFSKNSTILEASACRLQLPEGAGGFYNIDNEEYEAMPVEVRLLPRKLRFFISAERRAQFLSLTQGEKDIKNDNSTETT encoded by the exons ATGGCTCCACAGGAGCAACTGAGGAAAGCCACTGTGATCTTGAACCCTGCAGCTTGCAATGG GAAAGCCAACAACCTGTTTGAAAAGAATGCTGCTCCTATTCTGCATCTCGCTGGTGTGGAGATTACCTTAGTAAAG aCAGATTATGAAGGTCAGGCAAAGAAACTAATGGAACTCCTGGAGCATACGGACATCTTGATCGTGGCTGGAGGTGATGGCACCATGCAGGAAGTCATCACTGGTTTATTGCGGAGGCCAGATCAA GAAAAAATGAGTGGCATACCGATTGGTTTCATTCCTCTGGGCTCAACCAATTCTCTGAGTCCCAGCCTTCACCTCCTCAATGACAACAAGGTCAA AGACATCACATCAGCAACACTGTCTATCCTGAGGGGAGTAACTGTACCACTGGATGTGCTGCAAATCAAA GGGGAGAAAGACCAACCAGTATTTGCTCTGATGGGACTACAGTGGGGTGCATTTAGAGATGCAGCTTCAAAAATCAGCAA GTATTGGTACCTTGGACCCCTGAAGACGTATGCAGCCCACTGGTTTAGTACTCTACGA GAATGGCCTTTGGTCAGGGATATTTCCATATCCCACTTGGCTCCCACCTTAAGACCTCCTGATCAGCCATTTGAGAAACCTCCCAGACCAAGCTTGCTCTATCGTATTGCACGCAGACTAAAAAACTACTGGAACCCTCCAATTGAAG AGCCTCCAAAATTGGAAGAGccagagcagtggaaggaggagAAGTTATCAACATTAGAATTGCTGGTTCAAACACATAATAATAACCCAGTAGAGAGG CGCATAAATGATTCCCTGGTGATCCACGCAGAACCTGACAACTTCTCTGTTGCCGATTTCATTACTGTCGG gaatgcaaaaacaaaagaccCCATTATATTCTCTAAAAACTCTACAATACTGGAAGCCAGTGCTTGCAGGTTGCAGCTACCAGAG GGGGCCGGTGGCTTCTACAACATTGACAACGAAGAGTACGAGGCCATGCCAGTGGAAGTAAGACTGTTGCCAAGGAAACTACGGTTCTTCATCAGCGCGGAGCGCAGGGCACAGTTCCTCTCACTCACGCAGGGTGAAAAGGacattaaaaatgacaataGTACAGAAACAACTTAA
- the agk gene encoding acylglycerol kinase, mitochondrial isoform X1 — MARVVKVFRTLRNHWKKSAFAVCVLSYGGHWLYGKHCDNILRREACLLARDFGRQLMAPQEQLRKATVILNPAACNGKANNLFEKNAAPILHLAGVEITLVKTDYEGQAKKLMELLEHTDILIVAGGDGTMQEVITGLLRRPDQEKMSGIPIGFIPLGSTNSLSPSLHLLNDNKVKDITSATLSILRGVTVPLDVLQIKGEKDQPVFALMGLQWGAFRDAASKISKYWYLGPLKTYAAHWFSTLREWPLVRDISISHLAPTLRPPDQPFEKPPRPSLLYRIARRLKNYWNPPIEEPPKLEEPEQWKEEKLSTLELLVQTHNNNPVERRINDSLVIHAEPDNFSVADFITVGNAKTKDPIIFSKNSTILEASACRLQLPEGAGGFYNIDNEEYEAMPVEVRLLPRKLRFFISAERRAQFLSLTQGEKDIKNDNSTETT; from the exons ATGGCTCGGGTTGTGAAAGTGTTCCGGACATTACGGAACCATTGGAAGAAGTCCGCATTCGCAGTGTGTGTTCTGTCATATGGGGGTCACTGGCTGTATGGTAAACACTG TGACAACATTCTTCGCAGAGAAGCATGTCTATTAGCTAGG GATTTTGGACGTCAACTCATGGCTCCACAGGAGCAACTGAGGAAAGCCACTGTGATCTTGAACCCTGCAGCTTGCAATGG GAAAGCCAACAACCTGTTTGAAAAGAATGCTGCTCCTATTCTGCATCTCGCTGGTGTGGAGATTACCTTAGTAAAG aCAGATTATGAAGGTCAGGCAAAGAAACTAATGGAACTCCTGGAGCATACGGACATCTTGATCGTGGCTGGAGGTGATGGCACCATGCAGGAAGTCATCACTGGTTTATTGCGGAGGCCAGATCAA GAAAAAATGAGTGGCATACCGATTGGTTTCATTCCTCTGGGCTCAACCAATTCTCTGAGTCCCAGCCTTCACCTCCTCAATGACAACAAGGTCAA AGACATCACATCAGCAACACTGTCTATCCTGAGGGGAGTAACTGTACCACTGGATGTGCTGCAAATCAAA GGGGAGAAAGACCAACCAGTATTTGCTCTGATGGGACTACAGTGGGGTGCATTTAGAGATGCAGCTTCAAAAATCAGCAA GTATTGGTACCTTGGACCCCTGAAGACGTATGCAGCCCACTGGTTTAGTACTCTACGA GAATGGCCTTTGGTCAGGGATATTTCCATATCCCACTTGGCTCCCACCTTAAGACCTCCTGATCAGCCATTTGAGAAACCTCCCAGACCAAGCTTGCTCTATCGTATTGCACGCAGACTAAAAAACTACTGGAACCCTCCAATTGAAG AGCCTCCAAAATTGGAAGAGccagagcagtggaaggaggagAAGTTATCAACATTAGAATTGCTGGTTCAAACACATAATAATAACCCAGTAGAGAGG CGCATAAATGATTCCCTGGTGATCCACGCAGAACCTGACAACTTCTCTGTTGCCGATTTCATTACTGTCGG gaatgcaaaaacaaaagaccCCATTATATTCTCTAAAAACTCTACAATACTGGAAGCCAGTGCTTGCAGGTTGCAGCTACCAGAG GGGGCCGGTGGCTTCTACAACATTGACAACGAAGAGTACGAGGCCATGCCAGTGGAAGTAAGACTGTTGCCAAGGAAACTACGGTTCTTCATCAGCGCGGAGCGCAGGGCACAGTTCCTCTCACTCACGCAGGGTGAAAAGGacattaaaaatgacaataGTACAGAAACAACTTAA